The following DNA comes from Pseudomonas marginalis.
GCGCGCCAACTGACGGCCCAATGGCGTGAGCTGGCTGTTGCGATCGACCGCCGAGAGTTCCTGCAACAGGTTGAAACCATCGCTGATGGCCTTGCCATCCGGCGGTTCGATAAACGGGAAGTCGGTGATTTCGCCGAGGCGCAAATGCAGCATTTGCAGGATGACGGCGGCGAGGTTGGTGCGCAGGATCTCGGGATCGGTAAATTCCGGACGGCCGATAAAATCCTCTTCGCTGTACAAGCGAATGCAAATCCCCGGCTCCACCCGGCCGCAACGGCCTTTACGCTGGTTGGCACTGGCCTGGGAAATCGCCTCGATCGGCAGGCGCTGCACCTTGGCGCGGTAGCTGTAGCGGCTGATGCGTGCGGTGCCGCTGTCGATCACATAACGAATGCCCGGCACCGTCAGCGAGGTTTCCGCGACGTTGGTCGCCAGCACCACTCGGCGCCCTGGGTGGGACTGGAAAATGCGCTGCTGTTCGGCCGGCGACAGGCGTGCGTACAACGGCAGGATCTCGGTGTGCTTGAGCTGGGCCTTGCGCAGCATCTCGGCTGCATCGCGAATCTCGCGCTCGCCGGGCAAAAATACCAGCACGTCACCAGGGCTGCGGCGTTCGCTGCGCTCATAGGCGGCGATTTCGTCGAGGGTGGCGAGGATCGCCTGATCGACGGTCAGGTCGTCTTCGACACGGTTGCCCTCCTCGTCCTGTTCCAGGGTCAGCGGGCGGTACCAGGTGTCCACCGGGAAGGTGCGGCCCGAGACCTCGACAATCGGTGCGTCGTCGAAGTGCTTGGAAAAACGCTCCAGGTCGATGGTCGCCGAAGTGATGATAACTTTCAGGTCCGGACGACGCGGCAGCAGGGTTTTCAGGTAACCCAGCAGGAAGTCGATGTTCAGGCTGCGTTCGTGGGCTTCGTCGACGATGATCGTGTCGTAGCGTTCCAGGTAACGGTCGTTCTGGGTTTCCGCCAGCAGGATACCGTCGGTCATCAGCTTGATCAGGGTGTTGGCGTCGCTTTGGTCTTCGAAGCGCACCTGATAGCCGACCAACGTGCCCAGCGGCGTGGCCAACTCTTCGGCGACGCGGCTGGCGACGCTGCGCGCAGCGATCCGACGTGGTTGGGTATGGCCGATCAGGCCATATTGGCCGCGGCCGATCTCCAGGCAGATCTTCGGCAACTGGGTGGTCTTGCCCGAGCCGGTTTCGCCGGCAATGATCAGCACCTGATGCTTTTGCAGCGCGTCCTTGATCTCATCGCGCTTGGCCGCGATCGGCAAACTGTCGTCGTAACGAATCACCGGCAGGCTGGCGCGCCGCGCCGTGACCTGGGCGCAGGACGCCTGCATGCGCGTGACCCACTGCGCCAGCTTCTCCTCGTCGGGCTTCTTGCGCAGCTCAAGCAGTTGCCGCCGCAAGCGGTGACGGTCGGCGAGCATGGCGTGGTCGAGGTTTTTCAGCAGTTGGTCGATAGCGGGCGCTTGGTCAGTCATCGGGTACGCAAAGGTCGTCTATTTATGCAGGGTGCGGATTGTCGCAGAAAAGCAGCTGCGAGCGGCAAGCTTCAAGCGGCAAGTCAGGGCGGATCTGCTTTTACTTGCCGCTTTGAGCTTATGGCTGCTCTTTTCTTTTATAAGGGAAGACATCGATCACTTTGCCTGCACGAATCGCATCCTGCAGGCCTTTCCAATAATCAGCGTTATACAGCTCGCCATGCAGTTCATCGAACAGCTTGCGCTGGCCGGCGTCGGCGAACAGGAACGGCGGGAATTCTTCCGGGAACACGTCCAGCGGGCCGATGGAGTACCAGGGCTCCGAGGCCATTTCATCCTCGGGCGTGCGCGGCGCGGGGATGTGGCGGAAGTTGGCTTCGGTGAGAAAGCAGATTTCGTCGTAGTCGTAGAACACCACGCGACCGTGACGGGTGACGCCGAAGTTCTTCAGCAGCATGTCGCCGGGGAAGATGTTCGCTGCCGCCAGTTGCTTGATCGCCAGGCCGTAGTCTTCCAGGGCTTCGCGCACCTGGGCGGGGTTGGCGTTTTCCAGGTAGAGGTTGAGCGGGGTCATGCGCCGTTCGGTCCAGCAGTGGCGGATCAGTACCGTATCGCCTTCCACTTCGACGGTGCCGGCAGCGACGTCCAGCAGTTCAGCCAGGCACTCGGGCTCGAACTTGCCCAGGGGAAAGCGGAAGTCGGCAAACTCCTGGGTATCGGCCATGCGCCCGACGCGATCGACGCTTTTGACCAGGCGGTACTTCTCGATCACCGTGGCGCGGTTGACGTTTTTCGACGGTGAAAAACGGTCCTTGATGATCTTGAACACGGTATTGAAGCCCGGCAGGGTGAACACGCTCATGACCATGCCACGCACGCCGGGGGCCATGATGAATTGATCGTCGGTGGTGGCCAGGTGGTTGATCAGCGCGCGGTAGAACTCCGACTTGCCGTGTTTGTAGAAACCAATCGAGGTGTACAGCTCGGCAATGTGCTTGCCCGGCAGGATGCGTTTGAGAAAGCCGATAAATTCCGCCGGCACCGGCACGTCGACCATGAAGTAGGAACGGGTGAACGAAAAGATGATCGACACCTCGGCCTCGTCGGTGATCAGCGCATCGATCTGGATGCCCTGGCCTTCGCGGTGCAGCAGCGGAATCACCAGGGGCCATTGTTCGTCGCGGGTGTAGATGCGCCCGACGAGGTAGGCGCCTTTGTTGCGGTAGAGCACCGAGGAAAACAGCTCGACCTTGAGGTCCGGGTCCTTGCACACCCAGTCCGGCAGGTTTTCCCGCAGTTGGGTTTCGAGGCGACCCAGGTCGGTTGCCAGGTCGGCGTAGGGCTCGCTGAAACGATAGTCGGCAAAAATCTGCGCGAGTATCTCGGGAATCTGGCCGGCGGGCGCGTAGGTATGGGTTTGTGCCGCCCGTGCCCGGCGCAGGCTCGGCCGCGTGGTGTGGATGAACATGCAGCCGTCGCTGATCAGGTCATGGCTGAACAGGCCGCAGAAGATCGAGTTGTACCAGGTCTCGGACAGCTCATCGTCAAAACGCAGGTCGATCAGGCCGATATAGGCGCTTTTCACCAGCGGCCACAGGTCAATGTCGAGCAATGCGCTGCCCTCGAAGTTCGCGCGCAGGCGCGCGCTCACTTCACCGACCTTGTCTTCGTACAGGTTGATCCGCGCCGCCGATGCCGCCTGCCCCTGTTGCCACTGGGCCTTTTCGAAACGCTCGCGGGCGCCATCGGTGATCTGGCGAAAGTGCTCGCGGTAATCGTCGAAGCCTTCGAGGATAGTGCGGGCGATAGCGAGGGCAGGCGTGGATGGCGACATGCGGGAAACCTCGAGCGGGCATCTGGGATGCCCTGAGCTTAGCCAGTGTACGCAGGCAGGAGAAGGGTCATTTTTTGCACTGACTTGTACAGCTCCGTTCATTTCGTACATTTATTTTCAATTTTTTAATTCGACCGAACGGTCAATAAACGCACCTCACAGTCGATCCGCGTTTGATCCACAGGCCTTGAGCGCCGTGGCCTGGCAGGTAGAAGCCGAAAAACCGCCAACCAGAACGGCCGCGGGTCCTCCATAGGGCTTTGGATCCAACTAAGGGAAACCCCGATTACTACCTTGATGGCACTTTGATATATAGCGCGCCCTCTCCCACCCTAACAAGGTCCGAAGACCGACCCGGGAGCAGGTTCTAATCGCCCAAGGAGCATTGAGATGTCATTGAGGAATATGAGGATCGGTCTGCGTGCCAGTCTGAGTTTTGGGGTTTTGGCCAGCTTGCTGGTGATTGTGGGAATGTTTGGCCTGGGCCAGATGGCCAAGCTGCGGGAAAGCGCGCTGGTCATTGAACAAACCTGGATGCCGAGCATCGAGAATATCCATGACAGCGCAGCCTTGGTGGCCACTGTCCGCCTGGAGTCCCTGCGCCTGGTGAGCACCGACGAGTCTCGCGTGCGTGAGACCAGCAGAGGCCTGATCACCCGCACCAGCAGCGAACTGCAAGCCCTGCTCGAGCGCCATGAAACCTTGCTGAGCAATGACGAAGAGCGCGAACTGCTGAAAACCCTCAAGGCCAATGTCGCGACATACCTGGCCATCGTCGGGCAGATGGTTGCGTTGGTGGACAAGGATCAACAGCAAGACGCCCTCGACCTGCTCGTCAGCCGCCTCGCCCCCCAGGGCACGATCCTGAGCCAGAGCCTGGAAAACCTGATCGTCTTTAACCAGAACGGCGTGGAAGCGGCGGCCGATTCGGCCGCACAGATGTATTCGAGCGCACAGTGGATTGTCGGCCTGATTATCGCAGTCGCACTGATCGCCACCTTGCTGCTGGCCTGGCTGCTGACCCGCAGCATCACCGCGCCGATCGGCCAGGCCCTGAACGTGGCGCGCACCATCGCCGCCGGCGACTTGAGCCAGCCGATCGTGGTGCACGGCCATGACGAACCCGCGCAATTGCTGAGCGCCCTGGCGACCATGCAAGCGCAGCTGCAGACCACCATCCGAGGCATCAGCGAATCGGCGCAGCAACTGGCTTCCGCCGCGGAAGAAATGAGCGCGGTGATGGAACAAAGCACGCGCGGCCTGCAGGCGCAGAACGATGAAATCGAGCAGGCGGCCACCGCCGTGACCGAGATGAGCACGGCGGTGGACGAGGTCGCGGGTAATGCGGTGTCCAGCGCCGAGGCGTCCCAGGCTTCCGATGAGGACAGCAAGCACGGCCACTACCAGATCAGCGAAACCATCAGCTCGATCCAGAACCTGGTGGACGAAGTGCTCGGCGCCTCGAACAAGGCCGAAGGCCTGGCGCTGCAAGCCCAGGACATCAGCAAGGTGCTGGAAGTGATCCGTGGCATCGCCGGGCAAACCAACCTGCTGGCGCTCAACGCCGCGATTGAAGCGGCGCGTGCCGGTGAAGCCGGGCGTGGGTTCGCGGTCGTCGCCGACGAGGTGCGTTCGCTGGCACAGCGCACCCAGGACTCCACCGAAGAAATCGAACAGATGATCACCGGTATCCAGCAAGGCACCCAGGCCACCGTCGAGGCGCTGAACAGCAGCGCCGAGCATGCCGGCCAGACCTTGCAGCGAGCCAACAGCGCCGGCAGCGCCCTGGAAAAAATCACCGCCGCCATCTCGCAGATCAGCCAGCGCAACCTGGTGATCGCCAGCGCCGCCGAGCAACAGGCGCTGGTAGCGCGCGATGTGGACCGCAGCCTGGTGAACATCCGCGACCTGTCCACCCAGACCGCCGCCGGCGCCACCCAGACCTCGGCCGCCAGCCAGGAACTGTCGCGGCTGGCGGTGGACCTGAATGGGCTGGTGACGCGGTTTGTCCTGTAATCAATGAAGGCGGCGTGCAACACTCGCGGCCTTATTGATGTAGGAGTGTTCCGTGAGGCCCGTTGACACCCTTTACCTGCTGGGGCTCGCCGCCATCTGGGGCGCGAGCTTTCTGTTCATGCGCATTATCGCGCCGGAAATCGGCACGCTGCCGACCGCATTTTTCCGCGTATCGATTGCCGCCGCCGGGCTATTGGTGATCCTGGCGATGGCGCGGGTGAACTGGGATTTCCAGGGCAAGTTCAAGACAGTCCTGTTGCTGGGGGTGATCAACTCGGGGATCCCGGCGACCATGTATTCGGTGGCCGCCCAGGTGCTGCCGGCGGGTTACTCGGCGATCTTCAATGCCACCACGCCGTTGATGGGGGTGTTGATTGGCGGGCTGTTTTTCAGCGAACGCCTCACCCCGTCGAAAATCGCCGGGGTGTGCCTGGGTCTGTTCGGTGTAGGCGTGCTGACCCGTGCAGGACCGGTGGCGTTTGACCTGGAATTATTGATGGGCGCACTGGCTTGCCTGTTGGCCACCACCTGTTATGGCTTTGCCGGGTTCCTCGCCAGGCGCTGGCTGGACCAGCGTGGCGGGCTGGACAGTCGTCTCGCGGCCCTGGGCAGCATGCTGGGCGCGACGCTGTTTCTGCTGCCGTTATTTGCCTACAGCGCGATCAGCCATCCGCCTGCGAGTTGGGGTGGGTGGCAGGTCTGGTCGTCGCTGCTGGGGTTGGGGCTGGTGTGTACGGCGTTTGCGTACGTGTTGTACTTCCGGCTGCTCACCGCGATTGGGCCGGTGAGGTCGATGACCACCACCTTCCTGATCCCGCCGTTCGGCGTGTTGTGGGGGGCGTTGTTGCTCGACGAGCTCTTATCGATGGCGCATTTATATGGCGGCGTGTTGATTGCCGGGGCGTTGTGGCTGGTATTGCGGCCTCGAAAACCGTAGGCGCCGGCTGGCCGGCACCTACGGGGGGCATCAGTTTTTGCGGAACACGAAGACCAGCCCAATGATGATCAAGCCCATCCCCAACAGGCTCAGCATCGCGAGCCGATTGCCGAAGATCAGGTAATCCATCACCGACGTCACCGCCGGCACCAGGTAGAACAGGCTGGTGACATTCACCAGGTTGCCCCGGGCGATCAGGCGGTACAGCAACAGCGTTGCCAGCAACGACACTACCAGGCCCATCCACAGCACCGGCAGGTAAAAGCCGGCGTTGTGTTCAACGTGGAACGGCTGGAACGGCACAAACACCGAACACAACAGCAGCCCCGCCAGGTACTGCACCGGCAGGGTGCCAAGGGGGTTGTCGGTGATGCGCTTTTGCATGATCGAGCCGAAGGTCATGCTTGCCAGGGCCAGCAGCCCGAACAGCATCCCGGCCAGGGACATGCCCGCCAGCCCGATGCCTTGGTAGACCACCATGATCAGCCCGGCCAGGCCCAGACTCAGGCCGAACATCCGGCGCCAGGATCGCTGGCGCTCCATCAGCACCACGGTGAGGATCGGCTGCACCCCCATGATGGTCGCCATGACGCCTGGGGTGACGCTGAGGTCCAGGGCCAGCAGATAGAAAATCTGATAGGCCCCCAGCAATACCAACCCGGTTGCCACCGCGTACAACATGGGCTTGCCGGGACGCGGCAGTTTCAACCGCAGGACCGGCACCAGGATCACCAGCCCCGCCAGGGCGATGGCAAAACGGATCAGCAGGAAGGCGAAGGGCGAAGCATGGGCCAGGCCCAGCTTGGAGAAGATCGCCCCGCTGCTCCACAGCAGGACAAACAGGCTCGTCGAGGCCGCCGCGGCCACGGAGTGTTTCGAAAGAACGGACATGGTTACCACCTGTAATCAGGCAAAAAAAGCCGATTCAGCCGCAGAGGCTGAAATTCAGTAGTTTTTTTTCAGGCAGGCAGAGCGGGCACAGCAACGTGCCGATCAGCCCGAAATGCCAACACCCGGCGGTGATACGACTGCGTACACCGGCGTGCTACTGACAGGTGGGGGGTAGTGACTGATCTGCGCAGGCTGCTTGTTCGCGCACGGCACGCGCACAGCGTTGACCGCTGAATCGACTACCGCTATGCGCAGGGAAGCTGGCATGTGCTGATCTTTTTGAAGGGATAAGGACGCGAGGACTATAACCAGCCGATGACATGTTTTGCAATCACTTGCCCAAGCCCTTTTGCGGGGAGGCGTTTTCACGTTTCGGGGCGCGGGCCGTCGCTATAATGCCGACCGGTATTTTCCAAGGATTCCCCCATGCTCCCATTGCCCTGGCTGTACCTGGCACTTCTTTCCATCGGCTATCTGCTGGCCTTGGCCTACGGAAAACTGGGCGTACTGGCGCTGGTGTCCGTCGCCTTGCTGTTGATCGCCGGCTATGCCGTATGCCAGCAGCGCACGCCGTGGGCGCGTTACCTGGGTCACGGGCTGTTTGTCGTGTTGGCGCTAGGCCTGGCGATGCACTGGCTGCCGGGGTTCTATAACGGTCGCGGCATTGACCCGCAGCGATTTACGCCTGATGCCGTGCCGTTCTCGATGTACCTGAACCAGGACAAGCCGCTGATTGGTTTCTGGTTGCTGCTGGCCTGCCCGTGGATTGTGGCGCGGCGTTCGTTGCGCCTGTCGATCTGCGTCACCGCGTTGGTACTGACCCTTACCGCCATCGTCGCGCTGGGTGGCGCAGCCTTGCTGGGCGTGATCAGTTGGGCGCCGAAATGGCCGGACCAGGCCTGGCTGTGGGTACTCAACAACCTATTGCTGGTGACCCTGGTGGAAGAAGCCCTGTTCCGTGGCTACATTCAAGGCGGCTTGAGCCGACGCTTCAAACAGTTGCCCTACGGCGAAAACCTCGCGCTGCTGCTGGCATCGCTGCTGTTCGGCCTGGTGCACGTGGGTGCAGGGTGGCAATGGGTGCTGCTGGCGGGCATCGCCGGGGTCGGTTATGGCCTGGCGTATCGGTTTGGCGGGCTGGGTGCGGCGATTGCCACGCACTTTGGCTTGAATCTGCTTCACTTCGGGTTGTTTACCTATCCAATGCTGGCAGGCTGAGGCTGCCTTCGGCGCGGCGCGGGTACTTTTACGACATTGGTAACACCTCGTAACCAGCCGAACGGTCAGTAGTCGGCTCCGCGCCCTTTGGGCAGAATCCCCCTTCGTTACCGACCCACTCCGTACAACCCGGTCCCCACGCGCTGACACGCCTGGCACTGCGTTGAAGGCAGCTGTGCACCCGCGTTTCAGGCCCAGCGTTTATTCACCCGCTATACAAGAAGCCATCCCCATGCCTCTCAAGACACTGTCTATCTTCGGCACCCGCCCGGAAGCCATCAAAATGGCGCCGATGGTGATCAATCTCGCAAATGACGACCGTTTCCACTCGAGAGTGTGTGTCACGGCGCAGCACCGGGAGATGCTGGACCAAGTGCTTGAGCTGTTTGGACTGGTACCCGACTACGACTTGAACATCATGAAGCCGGATCAGAACCTGACGGATGTGACGACGGCAATCATCCAGGGGCTGCAAGCTGTCCTGGAAGACTTCAAACCCGATGTGATCCTCGTCCACGGGGATACGGCGACCACTTTTGCAGCCAGTCTGGCGGCCTATTACCAACAGATCCCCGTTGCCCATATCGAAGCCGGGCTGCGTACCCACAACCTTTATTCCCCCTGGCCCGAGGAGGGCAACCGACGCCTGACGGGCAGCCTCGCGTCGATGCATTTCGCCCCCACCCAAACCTCGCGGCAGAACCTGATCAATGAGGGGGTGGCCGCCGAATGCATTCATGTCACGGGCAATACGGTGATCGATGCACTGCTCAGTGTTGTAGAGAAACTCCACGCCCCGACATCACCCCTGCGTAGCCGCCTTGACCGGCAATTTGCCTTTCTGCCCCAAGACCAGCGGATGGTCCTGGTGACAGGCCATCGCCGGGAAAATTTTGGCGAGGGTCTTGAACGTATCTGCCAGGCCCTGGCTGAAACCGCCGCGCATTTCCCGGCGGTGACCTTTGTCTACGCCGTGCACCTGAATCCCAATGTGCAGGAACCCGTGCGACGGCGACTGGCGAGCATCAGCAATGTACATCTGATCGAGCCGCTGGATTACCTGCCGTTTGTCTACCTGATGACCCGGGCGTACCTGATCCTCACGGATTCGGGCGGCATCCAGGAGGAAGCACCTGCACTGGGCAAGCCGGTGCTGGTGATGCGTGACACGACTGAACGCCCCGAGGCAGTCGATGCCGGGACGGCGCGGCTGGTGGGCACGGAGATCGCAAGCATTACTCACCACCTCAGGGAGTTGCTCAGCGATGAAGCGGCTTATCGGGAGATGAGTAATGCCCACAACCCCTACGGTGACGGCAGAGCGTGCACACGCATTCGCGAAGTTCTGATCGCAACCTGGCGAAAAAACGAGGCAGCGGCATGAGCATGCCGACACTCTGCGTCCTCGGCCTGGGTTATATCGGCTTGCCCACCGCCGCGCTGTTTGCCTCGCCGCAACGAACAGTCATTGGCGTCGATATAAACCCGCATATCGTGGACCTCATCAATCTCGGCCAAGTGCATATCATAGAGCCCGATCTGGACCGGTTGGTCCGCTCGGCGGTCAGCCACGGCTACCTGCGGGCGACAACCCGGCCGGAGCCGGCGGATGCCTTCCTGATCGCCGTGCCCACCCCATTCCTGGAAAACCGCGAGCCAGACCTGAGCTATATAGAAGCAGCCTGCCGTGCCATCGCCCCGGTGCTGAAAAAGCACGACCTCGTGATCCTGGAGTCGACTTCTCCGGTCGGTACCACCGAACTGATGGTGAAATGGCTGGCCAGTGTGCGTCCGGACCTGACCTTTCCCACCACCCATCAGCAAGCCAGTGACATCCGCATCGCCCACTGCCCCGAACGGGTACTGCCAGGGCATGTCTTGAGGGAATTGGTCAGCAATGACCGCATCATCGGGGGCATGACCGATGCCTGCTCAGCCGCAGCAGTACGGCTTTACCAGCAGTTTGTCGAAGGCCAGTGCATTGTCACTGACACACGCACCGCGGAAATGTGCAAGCTGACCGAAAACAGTTTCCGCGACGTCAATATCGCCTTCGCCAACGAACTCTCGATGATCTGCGCACAGTTGAAGATCGACCCATGGGAGCTGATCCGCCTGGCCAACCATCATCCGCGTGTGAATATCCTGCAGCCCGGGCCTGGCGTCGGTGGGCACTGTATAGCGGTGGACCCGTGGTTCATCGTCAGTAAAACACCGGACCTGGCGCTGTTGATCCGCACCGCACGCCTGGTCAACGACAGCAAACCCCAGTGGGTCATCCAGCAAGTCAAGGTGGCGGTGGCCAACCTTTTGTTCAAGCACCCCGGGCTGTGCGCGCACAACGTGCGAATTGCCTGCTATGGCCTGGCGTTCAAGGCAGACATCGACGACCTGCGCGAAAGCCCGGCACTTGGCATTGCCCGCCAGTTGGCCAACGAACTGGGGATAACGCTGCTGCTGGTCGAGCCCAATATCGATGCACTGCCCGACGACCTGACTGGCCATTCCCTGACCGACGTGGCCTGTGCCTGGGACAGCGCCCATATCCATGTGTTGCTGGTCGGGCATCGCGAGTTCAGATCCATGTCAGCGCGACATAGCAACGGCGTGGTGATTGATGCTGCCGGCGTACTGGCGAACTGACGATGAATAATCCACCGCCACTCGCCGATACCCATGATCGTGTCATGGAAGCCTATTACGGCAAGCTGGGCGAACACTTCATGCAGGAAACCCGTGCGCGGATCCATTGGATCTGCGCACAGGTCACCGGCAGGACAATACTCGACATAGGCTGCTCCCAGGGCATTATCCCCGTGTTGCTGGCCCGTGAAGGCCACAGGGTCACGGGCGTGGATAACGACCCCAGGGCGTTCGAGCAGGCCAAAGATTACCTGAGGGCCGAACCCGATCACGTGCAGCGCAACGTCCGCTACTTGAATGCAGACTTTATGTCGCTGGACACCCAGGGCTTGGAACCTGACAGCATCGTGATCAGTGAAGTGC
Coding sequences within:
- a CDS encoding DMT family transporter — its product is MRPVDTLYLLGLAAIWGASFLFMRIIAPEIGTLPTAFFRVSIAAAGLLVILAMARVNWDFQGKFKTVLLLGVINSGIPATMYSVAAQVLPAGYSAIFNATTPLMGVLIGGLFFSERLTPSKIAGVCLGLFGVGVLTRAGPVAFDLELLMGALACLLATTCYGFAGFLARRWLDQRGGLDSRLAALGSMLGATLFLLPLFAYSAISHPPASWGGWQVWSSLLGLGLVCTAFAYVLYFRLLTAIGPVRSMTTTFLIPPFGVLWGALLLDELLSMAHLYGGVLIAGALWLVLRPRKP
- a CDS encoding methyl-accepting chemotaxis protein; translated protein: MRIGLRASLSFGVLASLLVIVGMFGLGQMAKLRESALVIEQTWMPSIENIHDSAALVATVRLESLRLVSTDESRVRETSRGLITRTSSELQALLERHETLLSNDEERELLKTLKANVATYLAIVGQMVALVDKDQQQDALDLLVSRLAPQGTILSQSLENLIVFNQNGVEAAADSAAQMYSSAQWIVGLIIAVALIATLLLAWLLTRSITAPIGQALNVARTIAAGDLSQPIVVHGHDEPAQLLSALATMQAQLQTTIRGISESAQQLASAAEEMSAVMEQSTRGLQAQNDEIEQAATAVTEMSTAVDEVAGNAVSSAEASQASDEDSKHGHYQISETISSIQNLVDEVLGASNKAEGLALQAQDISKVLEVIRGIAGQTNLLALNAAIEAARAGEAGRGFAVVADEVRSLAQRTQDSTEEIEQMITGIQQGTQATVEALNSSAEHAGQTLQRANSAGSALEKITAAISQISQRNLVIASAAEQQALVARDVDRSLVNIRDLSTQTAAGATQTSAASQELSRLAVDLNGLVTRFVL
- the aceK gene encoding bifunctional isocitrate dehydrogenase kinase/phosphatase, with protein sequence MSPSTPALAIARTILEGFDDYREHFRQITDGARERFEKAQWQQGQAASAARINLYEDKVGEVSARLRANFEGSALLDIDLWPLVKSAYIGLIDLRFDDELSETWYNSIFCGLFSHDLISDGCMFIHTTRPSLRRARAAQTHTYAPAGQIPEILAQIFADYRFSEPYADLATDLGRLETQLRENLPDWVCKDPDLKVELFSSVLYRNKGAYLVGRIYTRDEQWPLVIPLLHREGQGIQIDALITDEAEVSIIFSFTRSYFMVDVPVPAEFIGFLKRILPGKHIAELYTSIGFYKHGKSEFYRALINHLATTDDQFIMAPGVRGMVMSVFTLPGFNTVFKIIKDRFSPSKNVNRATVIEKYRLVKSVDRVGRMADTQEFADFRFPLGKFEPECLAELLDVAAGTVEVEGDTVLIRHCWTERRMTPLNLYLENANPAQVREALEDYGLAIKQLAAANIFPGDMLLKNFGVTRHGRVVFYDYDEICFLTEANFRHIPAPRTPEDEMASEPWYSIGPLDVFPEEFPPFLFADAGQRKLFDELHGELYNADYWKGLQDAIRAGKVIDVFPYKRKEQP
- the wecB gene encoding non-hydrolyzing UDP-N-acetylglucosamine 2-epimerase is translated as MPLKTLSIFGTRPEAIKMAPMVINLANDDRFHSRVCVTAQHREMLDQVLELFGLVPDYDLNIMKPDQNLTDVTTAIIQGLQAVLEDFKPDVILVHGDTATTFAASLAAYYQQIPVAHIEAGLRTHNLYSPWPEEGNRRLTGSLASMHFAPTQTSRQNLINEGVAAECIHVTGNTVIDALLSVVEKLHAPTSPLRSRLDRQFAFLPQDQRMVLVTGHRRENFGEGLERICQALAETAAHFPAVTFVYAVHLNPNVQEPVRRRLASISNVHLIEPLDYLPFVYLMTRAYLILTDSGGIQEEAPALGKPVLVMRDTTERPEAVDAGTARLVGTEIASITHHLRELLSDEAAYREMSNAHNPYGDGRACTRIREVLIATWRKNEAAA
- the wecC gene encoding UDP-N-acetyl-D-mannosamine dehydrogenase — its product is MSMPTLCVLGLGYIGLPTAALFASPQRTVIGVDINPHIVDLINLGQVHIIEPDLDRLVRSAVSHGYLRATTRPEPADAFLIAVPTPFLENREPDLSYIEAACRAIAPVLKKHDLVILESTSPVGTTELMVKWLASVRPDLTFPTTHQQASDIRIAHCPERVLPGHVLRELVSNDRIIGGMTDACSAAAVRLYQQFVEGQCIVTDTRTAEMCKLTENSFRDVNIAFANELSMICAQLKIDPWELIRLANHHPRVNILQPGPGVGGHCIAVDPWFIVSKTPDLALLIRTARLVNDSKPQWVIQQVKVAVANLLFKHPGLCAHNVRIACYGLAFKADIDDLRESPALGIARQLANELGITLLLVEPNIDALPDDLTGHSLTDVACAWDSAHIHVLLVGHREFRSMSARHSNGVVIDAAGVLAN
- a CDS encoding DMT family transporter, whose translation is MSVLSKHSVAAAASTSLFVLLWSSGAIFSKLGLAHASPFAFLLIRFAIALAGLVILVPVLRLKLPRPGKPMLYAVATGLVLLGAYQIFYLLALDLSVTPGVMATIMGVQPILTVVLMERQRSWRRMFGLSLGLAGLIMVVYQGIGLAGMSLAGMLFGLLALASMTFGSIMQKRITDNPLGTLPVQYLAGLLLCSVFVPFQPFHVEHNAGFYLPVLWMGLVVSLLATLLLYRLIARGNLVNVTSLFYLVPAVTSVMDYLIFGNRLAMLSLLGMGLIIIGLVFVFRKN
- a CDS encoding CPBP family intramembrane glutamic endopeptidase, whose product is MLPLPWLYLALLSIGYLLALAYGKLGVLALVSVALLLIAGYAVCQQRTPWARYLGHGLFVVLALGLAMHWLPGFYNGRGIDPQRFTPDAVPFSMYLNQDKPLIGFWLLLACPWIVARRSLRLSICVTALVLTLTAIVALGGAALLGVISWAPKWPDQAWLWVLNNLLLVTLVEEALFRGYIQGGLSRRFKQLPYGENLALLLASLLFGLVHVGAGWQWVLLAGIAGVGYGLAYRFGGLGAAIATHFGLNLLHFGLFTYPMLAG